A region from the Mucilaginibacter sp. CSA2-8R genome encodes:
- a CDS encoding cold-shock protein — protein MKTGKVKWFNTQKGFGFIITEDGKDLFVHFKDVEGGVNAIKDNDTVQYDVEEGRKGLQAVKVKKV, from the coding sequence ATGAAAACCGGGAAAGTAAAATGGTTTAACACTCAAAAAGGATTTGGTTTTATTATTACCGAAGATGGTAAAGACCTTTTTGTACACTTTAAAGATGTTGAAGGCGGCGTAAATGCCATTAAAGATAACGACACTGTACAATATGATGTAGAAGAGGGTCGTAAAGGCTTACAAGCTGTTAAAGTAAAAAAAGTATGA